A portion of the Pseudomonas koreensis genome contains these proteins:
- the pgaD gene encoding poly-beta-1,6-N-acetyl-D-glucosamine biosynthesis protein PgaD — MKIIRTRQRPFLVVIDVILTVMAWVGLLYLLVRGLWPLIETTGGPRVEHSAFDALGTLQVYLWVAVVNAVILIGWARYQQRKSRSFAQRRLPSPVIGDEGLSKSFKLCDERFQKLRTPGVMTIHNDQDGDISHVETHFWPVQQQALPAPLGQQRVIFLQADEDDNREPVNRLT; from the coding sequence ATGAAAATTATCCGCACTCGCCAACGGCCCTTTCTGGTGGTGATCGACGTCATCCTCACGGTGATGGCCTGGGTCGGCCTGCTGTACCTGTTGGTGCGCGGCCTGTGGCCATTGATCGAAACCACCGGCGGCCCGCGCGTCGAGCATTCGGCATTCGACGCGTTGGGCACCTTGCAGGTTTATCTGTGGGTGGCGGTGGTCAACGCCGTGATCCTGATTGGTTGGGCCCGTTATCAGCAACGCAAGAGCCGCAGCTTCGCCCAGCGCCGATTGCCCTCGCCGGTGATTGGTGATGAAGGCCTGAGCAAAAGCTTCAAGCTCTGCGATGAGCGTTTCCAGAAACTGCGCACGCCTGGAGTGATGACCATCCACAACGATCAGGACGGCGACATCAGCCATGTGGAAACGCATTTCTGGCCGGTGCAGCAGCAGGCATTGCCCGCGCCGCTGGGGCAACAGCGGGTTATTTTTCTGCAGGCCGATGAAGATGACAATCGCGAGCCGGTGAACCGGCTGACGTGA